The proteins below are encoded in one region of Hordeum vulgare subsp. vulgare chromosome 3H, MorexV3_pseudomolecules_assembly, whole genome shotgun sequence:
- the LOC123444379 gene encoding uncharacterized protein LOC123444379, translated as MAAEEAELGSPASAQPPAPKRRKIEPSRRSRPPSQTAVDKDKVAASSNTSVSGTPLARVDLNKIREAKQFAVLQAQHEGCLGSFKSFDSLFGNYLVPVTPSDDFFEQISKK; from the exons atggcggcggaggaagCGGAGCTTGGTTCCCCGGCGTCGGCGCAGCCGCCGGCACCGAAGCGGCGGAAGATCGAACCGTCTCGGAG GAGTAGACCTCCTTCTCAAACTGCTGTTGATAAGGACAAAGTGGCGGCATCATCCAATACATCG GTTTCAGGCACACCGCTAGCGAGAGTGGATCTCAACAAAATTAGAGAGGCAAAGCAATTTGCTGTCCTTCAAGCACAGCACGAGGGATGCCTTGGAAGCTTCAAAAGCTTTGATTCTCTGTTTGGAAATTATCTCGTTCCTGTTACTCCAAGCGATGACTTCTTCGAGCAAATTTCAAAGAAGTGA